From Variimorphobacter saccharofermentans, one genomic window encodes:
- a CDS encoding response regulator transcription factor, translated as MITQKKKILVVEDEEKIRDVIKSFLESKDFIVIPAKDGRMALELFEQEPIVLVILDLMLPEISGEEVCKLLRKKSRVPIIMLTAKSDEGDILNGLGIGADDYITKPFRLNALYARIEAVLRRSADDIEPLLRNGSFQDGDLIIDFERRSVMKQSQEVKLTPNEFRILSTLMGYPNKVFTREELIEAAFGIDFDGYDRTIDTHIKNLRQKIETDPREPVYVKTIHGVGYKFGGE; from the coding sequence ATGATTACTCAGAAGAAAAAGATACTGGTAGTAGAAGATGAAGAGAAGATAAGAGATGTAATAAAATCCTTTCTGGAAAGCAAGGATTTTATTGTGATTCCGGCGAAGGATGGAAGAATGGCACTTGAACTGTTTGAACAGGAACCTATTGTATTGGTGATATTAGATCTTATGCTACCTGAAATCTCGGGGGAAGAAGTATGTAAATTACTGCGTAAAAAATCCAGAGTTCCGATTATTATGTTAACAGCCAAATCAGATGAAGGGGATATACTCAATGGCTTAGGAATTGGAGCGGATGATTATATTACGAAGCCTTTCCGTCTGAATGCACTATATGCGAGAATAGAAGCGGTTCTACGCAGATCTGCAGATGATATAGAGCCATTGTTAAGGAATGGCTCCTTCCAAGACGGAGATTTAATAATAGATTTTGAAAGACGCAGTGTTATGAAGCAATCACAGGAAGTGAAGCTGACACCCAATGAGTTCCGTATTTTATCTACGTTAATGGGGTATCCCAATAAGGTATTTACCAGAGAGGAATTGATTGAAGCAGCATTTGGAATTGACTTTGATGGGTACGATAGAACAATCGATACCCATATTAAGAACCTGAGGCAAAAGATTGAAACAGATCCCAGAGAACCGGTATATGTTAAAACAATTCATGGAGTAGGCTACAAATTTGGAGGTGAGTAA